DNA sequence from the Lycium barbarum isolate Lr01 chromosome 5, ASM1917538v2, whole genome shotgun sequence genome:
ATAGACTTTAGAGACGGCATGTATCCGAAGCAAGAAGGGATCACCTTAAGATATCTGCATCTTTTCAATACTAAGTGTTCAAGGCATGGAAAGGCATCATCTGAGATGTCACATTCTGAAAAAGAAGGATTTTCTATTTTCAAGAATTTGAGTTTGCTGAACTGCTCATCGTTCACTTTCCATATATTGGAACTAATGGTAACTCCTACAAGTTTGAGTACCTCAAGATTTGAAAGGGCTGTAACTTCATTAAGATGTATATGAAAATTGGACAGTGTCAATTTCTTGAGGTCTGATGGGAGCTTCAACTGATTGGTCATGGTAAATGTAGGACCAGAAGTAATCTTGAGCATTTCTAGCTTGGTAAGATTGTTAAATGCCGGGAACGCTCCATCAAATTTCAAAACTTCACATCTCAGCTTTCGAAGATTTGGCATCTTTTCCAAGACCTTATCAGCAATGTCTACGCAAGAAAAATATGCCGAGGAAAGAGTTTGCAAATCATCCATTTTTGAGGGGCTTGCTAAAACTTCTTCTCCACCATCCAAAGTGAAAGATGCTTTATGGTATATGTGTAGATGTCGCAGCTTAACTATCTTCCAGATGGTATCAGGTACTGATACTTGTACTCTAATTCCTTGAACTATCAAAGTTTCAAGGTTCCTAAGATTGGCCGGGAGTGGTAATGTGTCTTTGGCTGTCCTAAAAGCAAGATATCTCAAAAGGGTTAATTCTTGAGGGAAGGAATCAATTAATGTGAATTCAACGTCTAACACCCTCAGAAACTTGAACCTTTTAAAGGTGTATGATGCACAATCTATTGAGGAGAAAGCCAATTTTCTAGCTTCCCTAAATTGGAAATATTTTAGATCTGAGAAAGACCAACACCATTTTTCAAGATAATCGCACCGAGAATAAAGGGATAAACGCTCTGGAGTCTTGCAATTTGAAGAGAAAACGTGCAAAGGATCCGTACCTCCGTCCCTGTAAGTGGAGAAGTTGATTTATTCAGAATAATTTCAAAAAACATGAGCtaatataagaaaaatattaaaggTTTTGATTACCCTTTTATCCTTTCTAAGAAGTTGTTCAACTTGGCTTTCTTCTTGCAAAATTCTAGCACCAGATCATGAATGCGACATGCCTTGATTCGTCCGTCAGAACTCCCTTTAGCAACCATCACAAGGTTTCTCCCAATGAGATTCTCCAAGTAATCTTCCGCTGTATCCTCCAAAAGCTTCTCTGTGTGAGATACTACGATACCTTCGGCTACCCACAGCCAAGTTAACTGTGAAACTTGAATCTCTCTGTCCTCTGGAAATACTCCCAAATACAGAAAGCAGGCTTTCAAATAATCTGGTAAATTCTGATAACTGAGATCCAGCGTGTCCTCTGATAGAACGTGAATACTTTCACCTAAATATGTTGCCACTTGTTCCCAATGACGTTTTTCCTTCTTCATTACTTTGAGGATACCTGCTACTAGAACAATTGAAAGAGGAAGTCCTCCACATCTCTTTGCTATTTCCTCTCCAACATCTTTTAAGACAAGAGGACAACATTCTTTATTGAACACCTTATTGCTTAATAAGGTCCAACTTtcatcactactaaaaaatcgaAGCTTATGGGGATCGCTAACGAGTTTAGCATGAGAGGCAACTTCATAATGCCGAGTTGTCAGAATAATTCTACTTCTATTGTTATCTTCAGGGAAGCACAACTTTAGATCATCCCAAGCACTGGTTTCCCAGATATCATCAATGAGGACAAGGTATCTCTTGCGCATTAAAAGTTTGCGCAGCTTATCTGCTAGTTCATTGTCAGCCTCTTTATCAAATTTAGCTGTCTCATCAGTAATATCACGTAGAATGGCTAGTAGCAAGTCCTTTCGTGTATATTCTTGAGAGACACAACATTTGGCATGGATATCAAAAGAAGAGACAACTAACTCATCAACATATATTCTGTTTGCCAGAGTTGTCTTGCCTAATCCAGCCATTCCAACAATTGAGATTACATCAAGTTCTGATGATCCATCGATTAGTTCGTGTATCAGTTCAACTGTTACATCCTCAAAGCCTACAATTTCTTCATTGATGCTTGGATTACTAGCAAAGTGTGAAGAAACACTTGCACTGGCAGAATCTGTAGTATTATGCAATACTGGGTCAGACACTTTATTTTCTTGCATCTCTTCCACCTCTATCATGAGTAGCTTAATATCCTCTACAATGTGCAAGATCCAGAGGGGAAGACACCAGTCAGGAACATCTATTTCTTTACAAAAATCAAGCATATATTTTACCTCATTTGCCAAACCAATCACCCGCGTTGTAAAAGGTTGAAATTTATCATGCAGTTCGACCACAGCTCGGAGGCCATCGATTTCCTTATGAATTGTCCGAAGCTGCATCTCAACGGAGACAGTTAAATCTGAAAAGTGGCATAGGCGCTCCATCAGGTTGTCTACAATGAAATCAACGGAGGCCAGTCCATTAATGGCAGGTAAGTTAAATCGAAGGAGCAATCTCTTTCGAGTGGTGAGGTAGATCATTGCTTTCATTCTCTGAATTTTGCCTGAGAAATCAAGAACTGGTACTTGGTCCTCCATTTCCTCAAAGCCTACAATTTCTTCTTTGATGCTTGGATTACTAGCAAAGTGTGAAGAAACACTTGCACAGGCAGAATCTGGAGTATTATGCAATACTGGGTCAGACACTTTGTTTTCTTGCATCTCTTCTACTTGCATCTCTTCTACCTCTATCATGCATAGCTTAATATCCTCTACAATGTGCAGGATCCAGAGGGGAATACACCAGTCAGGAACATCTATTTCTTTACAAAAATCAAGCATAGATTTTACCTCATTTGCCAAACCAATCACCCGCGTTGCAAAAGGTTGAAATTTATCATGCAGTTCGACAACAGCTCGGAGGACATCGATTTCCTTCTGAATTGTCCGAAGCTGCATCTCTACGGAGACAGTTAAATTTGAAAAGTGGCATAGGCGCTCCATCAGGTTGTCTACAATGAAATCAACAGAGGCCAGTCCATTAATGGCAGGTAAGTTAAATCGAAGGAGAAATCTCTTTCGAGTGGTGAGGTAGATCATTGCTTTCATTCTCTGACTTTTGCCTGGGAAATCAAGAACTGATATTTGGTCctccatttcattcaatgagTAAACCAGAAGTCCTGCATCAACAAGCACCGAGTCCATATCTTGAAGATGAAGTTCAAGGGCCTCTATTGGTAAATTGTTGAGATTGGCTTTCCAGAAGTTGAGATTCTCCTCAAGGTTTGCCTTTTTTGCTGTGGAATTACTAGATAGAACTTCCAAACTGTGTAGGAGCATCTCCAGAAATCCAACCTGACAATGTACTACATAATCAATTCGGATAATGGGATACCACGGTGATTGTGCTAACTTTAAAGCTTGCAGGAGACTCGTATACATCTCGCAGACGCACGGCTCAATGGGCTGAATCCTCTTTTGCAGATCGGAAAGCAAAGCATCCATATTTTCTGGCAAGTCTTCATTTCTGTTGGCAGAGCATGGTAAAAGCAACCAGGTAACCATTGTTGTTTGCCCGGCCACAGCCAAAACGTCGAGGAAGAAAGTGTTCGGGATCCGAGTCATTATgcatctctttttattttttccaccAGCAATGATGTCCCATGTAGCCTGAAAGAACTTCCAAATACTAGTAGCCTTCAAGCCAAATACtgcattcttcttcttcttcttttctttttctacaCCAGCAATGATCTTTTCTTCTTCTGGCATTGCTGTAATCTCATTGTTTTGTTCACGTGTTATCAGTTGAGGAATATGATCAAGGAGATCAAAATTAGTAGCCTCAGAGTCAACAGTCACTATGCATCTGTCTGAAACAAAGCAGACAAAATTTCTAAGGAACTTCAACTCATTTGAAACCTTTTCAATCTGTCCCCGAAAACACGCTGGTAAACTTGGATCATCAAGTAAATCACTTAGATTCTTTGCAGCAGTATCAATGAATTCCAATACAGAGTATGGAATAACAGTAACGTCCCTATTGGCAGAAAGTAGGGATGACATTACAGGGAAGGAGTACTTTGATCGGATTCTCGACCTGGTACTCCAAATCTTTTTTTGCAACCTATGCAAAATGTAGTGAAAATGTTGAGCCAATCGCCTTGGTTGATTGTAGAACATCCTTGGTGGCACAAAGAGCTTCTTTATATCAGCTACAACATCTTTTAACACAGATCGGGCTTCCGCTGGTTCATTTGTGAAGATGCGAAAGTTGAGAGTACTATCCGAGAACTTGATATCCCTTTTAAGGAACTTGAAGTCCATTATAAGGAACTTGAAGACATCTTTTATATCCTGCCATTCGTATATAAATCTATGCAACAAACCCCATTCTTTTTCGATCTGCATCAGTGTCGTAAATTCAACTGAAAGACTTAAGATGATGTCAGTCCATGTTATCTTTTCTAACAGCTTCAGTGTTTGAAGGAG
Encoded proteins:
- the LOC132642011 gene encoding putative late blight resistance protein homolog R1B-23, producing the protein MFHCPDDQEINRLRETLQRLAEEWSSSIHAFEEESMVCCHFGTWKWFNEEHDPLKILQLIEEIWGSFFMVLEEPDLLQTLKLLEKITWTDIILSLSVEFTTLMQIEKEWGLLHRFIYEWQDIKDVFKFLIMDFKFLKRDIKFSDSTLNFRIFTNEPAEARSVLKDVVADIKKLFVPPRMFYNQPRRLAQHFHYILHRLQKKIWSTRSRIRSKYSFPVMSSLLSANRDVTVIPYSVLEFIDTAAKNLSDLLDDPSLPACFRGQIEKVSNELKFLRNFVCFVSDRCIVTVDSEATNFDLLDHIPQLITREQNNEITAMPEEEKIIAGVEKEKKKKKNAVFGLKATSIWKFFQATWDIIAGGKNKKRCIMTRIPNTFFLDVLAVAGQTTMVTWLLLPCSANRNEDLPENMDALLSDLQKRIQPIEPCVCEMYTSLLQALKLAQSPWYPIIRIDYVVHCQVGFLEMLLHSLEVLSSNSTAKKANLEENLNFWKANLNNLPIEALELHLQDMDSVLVDAGLLVYSLNEMEDQISVLDFPGKSQRMKAMIYLTTRKRFLLRFNLPAINGLASVDFIVDNLMERLCHFSNLTVSVEMQLRTIQKEIDVLRAVVELHDKFQPFATRVIGLANEVKSMLDFCKEIDVPDWCIPLWILHIVEDIKLCMIEVEEMQVEEMQENKVSDPVLHNTPDSACASVSSHFASNPSIKEEIVGFEEMEDQVPVLDFSGKIQRMKAMIYLTTRKRLLLRFNLPAINGLASVDFIVDNLMERLCHFSDLTVSVEMQLRTIHKEIDGLRAVVELHDKFQPFTTRVIGLANEVKYMLDFCKEIDVPDWCLPLWILHIVEDIKLLMIEVEEMQENKVSDPVLHNTTDSASASVSSHFASNPSINEEIVGFEDVTVELIHELIDGSSELDVISIVGMAGLGKTTLANRIYVDELVVSSFDIHAKCCVSQEYTRKDLLLAILRDITDETAKFDKEADNELADKLRKLLMRKRYLVLIDDIWETSAWDDLKLCFPEDNNRSRIILTTRHYEVASHAKLVSDPHKLRFFSSDESWTLLSNKVFNKECCPLVLKDVGEEIAKRCGGLPLSIVLVAGILKVMKKEKRHWEQVATYLGESIHVLSEDTLDLSYQNLPDYLKACFLYLGVFPEDREIQVSQLTWLWVAEGIVVSHTEKLLEDTAEDYLENLIGRNLVMVAKGSSDGRIKACRIHDLVLEFCKKKAKLNNFLERIKGDGGTDPLHVFSSNCKTPERLSLYSRCDYLEKWCWSFSDLKYFQFREARKLAFSSIDCASYTFKRFKFLRVLDVEFTLIDSFPQELTLLRYLAFRTAKDTLPLPANLRNLETLIVQGIRVQVSVPDTIWKIVKLRHLHIYHKASFTLDGGEEVLASPSKMDDLQTLSSAYFSCVDIADKVLEKMPNLRKLRCEVLKFDGAFPAFNNLTKLEMLKITSGPTFTMTNQLKLPSDLKKLTLSNFHIHLNEVTALSNLEVLKLVGVTISSNIWKVNDEQFSKLKFLKIENPSFSECDISDDAFPCLEHLVLKRCRYLKVIPSCFGYMPSLKSIEVKSCKESLAESAMVIKEMQVEEMGYTGFEVFIHK